One genomic region from Brassica napus cultivar Da-Ae unplaced genomic scaffold, Da-Ae ScsIHWf_112;HRSCAF=197, whole genome shotgun sequence encodes:
- the LOC106346221 gene encoding branched-chain-amino-acid aminotransferase 1, mitochondrial, translated as MALRCLSQSSTAFSYLSKICGFRMHGTKAAVSVVEEHVSEMVGTGREDEEYADVDWDNLGFSLVRTDYMFATRSSGEGNFEQGCLSRYGNIELNPAAGILNYGQGLIEGMKAYRGENGRVLLFRPELNAMRMKKGAERMCMHSPSVQQFIEGVKQTVLANRRWVPPPGKGSLYLRPLLFGSGASLGLSAASEFTFLVFGSPVQNYFKEGTSALDLYVEEVIPRAYIGGSGGVKAISNYGPVLEVMRRAKARGFSDVLYLDAETKKNIEEVSASNIFLVKGNTIVTPATTGTILGGITRKSVIEIAIDLGYKVEERVVPVEELKEAEEVFCTGTATGVASVGSITYQNTRTEYKVGDGLVTQQLRSILVGIQTGSIQDTKNWVLEID; from the exons ATGGCTCTTCGCTGCTTATCTCAATCTTCAACAGCTTTCTCTTATCTCTCTAAG ATCTGTGGATTTCGTATGCATGGGACTAAGGCAGCAGTTTCTGTTGTAGAAGAACATGTCTCGGAGATGGTGGGGACAGGACG TGAGGATGAAGAGTATGCTGATGTGGATTGGGACAACCTCGGATTCAGTCTTGTACGGACAGATTACATGTTTGCCACCAGAAGTTCCGGAGAAGGAAACTTCGAACAAGGTTGCCTTAGCCGTTACGGCAACATCGAGCTCAACCCTGCTGCTGGAATTCTCAACTACGGCCAG GGACTAATCGAGGGGATGAAAGCGTACAGAGGAGAAAATGGTAGGGTTCTTCTCTTTCGTCCAGAGTTAAATGCGATGCGTATGAAGAAAGGAGCAGAGAGAATGTGTATGCATTCTCCCTCTGTTCAACAATTTATTGAAGGTGTTAAGCAGACTGTTCTTGCAAACAGACGCTGG GTTCCTCCTCCTGGAAAAGGCTCCTTGTATCTCAGACCATTGTTGTTTGGAAGTGGAGCAAGCTTGGGTTTGTCTGCAGCATCAGAGTTTACGTTTCTTGTGTTTGGTTCTCCTGTTCAAAACTATTTTAAA GAAGGTACATCAGCACTGGATCTCTACGTTGAGGAGGTGATTCCACGCGCGTATATTGGAGGGAGTGGTGGCGTTAAGGCCATTTCTAATTACGGTCCA GTGCTTGAAGTGATGAGAAGAGCGAAAGCGAGAGGGTTTTCCGATGTATTGTATCTGGACGCAGAAACTAAGAAGAACATAGAGGAAGTTTCTGCTTCTAATATATTCCTTGTAAAG GGGAATACAATAGTGACTCCAGCTACAACCGGGACGATTCTTGGAGGGATCACACGAAAGAGCGTAATCGAAATTGCTATTGATCTTGGTTACAAG GTGGAAGAACGAGTAGTTCCGGTAGAAGAACTGAAGGAAGCAGAAGAAGTTTTCTGCACTGGAACTGCTACCGGAGTTGCTTCTGTTGGGAGCATCACGTATCAGAACACCag GACTGAGTACAAAGTTGGAGATGGGCTTGTAACGCAGCAACTTCGATCTATTCTTGTCGGAATACAAACTGGTTCTATCCAAGACACTAAGAATTGGGTGTTGGAGATAGATTAA
- the LOC106346218 gene encoding branched-chain-amino-acid aminotransferase 2, chloroplastic, with protein MNKTISSLRKSLVLPLHVHIRTLQSFSKYNAQAASALQEERKKPTYQDDNEYADMDWDNLGFGLTPADYMYVMKCSKDGEFTKGELSRFGNIQLSPSAGVLNYGQAIYEGTKVYRKENGKLLLFRPDHNAVRMQLGAERMLMPSPSVDQFVDAVKQTAFANKRWVPPSGKGSLYIRPLLMGSGPVLGLAPAPEYTFIIYASPVGNYFKEGTAALNLYVEEEYVRAAPGGAGGVKSITNYAPVLKALSRAKSRGFSDILYLDAVKKKYLEEASSCNVFVVKGRTISTPATNGTILEGITRKSVMEIASDQGYKVVEKAVHVDEVMDADEVFCTGTAVGVAPVGTITYQDKRIRYETGDESVCQKLRSVLVGIQTGTIEDTKGWVTCIN; from the exons ATGAACAAAACAATCTCATCTCTGCGCAAAAGTCTGGTGTTACCTCTTCATGTACATATTCGCACG ctACAATCTTTTTCTAAGTACAACGCACAAGCTGCATCAGCGTTGCAAGAAGAACGTAAGAAACCTACTTATCA agATGATAATGAGTATGCTGATATGGATTGGGATAATCTCGGGTTTGGTCTAACTCCAGCTGATTACATGTACGTCATGAAATGCTCAAAAGACGGTGAGTTCACAAAAGGTGAACTTAGCCGCTTTGGTAATATTCAGCTAAGTCCTTCTGCTGGAGTCTTGAACTATGGACAG GCGATATATGAAGGTACAAAAGTATACAGGAAAGAGAACGGGAAGCTTCTTTTGTTTCGACCTGATCACAACGCTGTCCGAATGCAGCTTGGAGCTGAACGGATGCTCATGCCTTCTCCTTCTGTTGATCAGTTTGTTGATGCAGTTAAACAAACCGCTTTTGCAAACAAACGTTGG GTTCCTCCTTCAGGGAAAGGGTCTTTGTACATTAGACCTCTGTTGATGGGAAGTGGTCCAGTTCTTGGTTTAGCACCTGCACCTGAATATACATTCATTATCTATGCATCTCCTGTTGGTAACTACTTCAAG GAAGGTACCGCTGCTCTTAACCTCTATGTAGAGGAAGAGTATGTCCGTGCAGCTCCTGGTGGAGCTGGAGGAGTCAAGAGCATCACAAACTATGCCCCG GTTTTGAAAGCACTAAGCAGAGCCAAGAGCCGTGGGTTTTCAGACATTCTTTATCTAGACGCTGTAAAGAAGAAGTATCTTGAGGAGGCTTCTTCTTGCAACGTCTTTGTTGTAAAG GGTCGGACAATCTCAACTCCTGCCACTAATGGAACTATCCTAGAGGGGATTACAAGGAAGAGTGTGATGGAGATCGCAAGTGATCAAGGTTACAAG GTAGTAGAGAAGGCAGTTCATGTGGATGAAGTAATGGATGCAGATGAAGTTTTCTGCACTGGAACTGCTGTAGGAGTAGCTCCTGTGGGCACTATAACATATCAGGACAAaag AATAAGGTATGAAACTGGGGATGAATCTGTCTGCCAGAAACTGCGGTCGGTCCTTGTCGGTATTCAGACAGGAACCATTGAAGATACCAAGGGATGGGTTACATGCATCAACTGA